The genomic window aattatttattgccaaataattgttggatatttgttgaataattgttaaatatttgtttgactaattatttattataaaaacttatagtgaatttgtttaagaaaaattgttagatatttgtttaagtgattgttgtgaaaatttagattattcattaaattatttttaaaattgtttatgttttatggttcattatttgttttatacctaatctaatttaattgtttaattatttgtttaattatttattctaaaaagtTGATAGTTGAAtaattgttggatatttgttaaataattgttcAATATTGATTATAtggtatgaaaaaaaaattaagaaaattggttagatattttttttaactcattatgtcaaaatttagattatttattaaattatttttaaataattattgtatcaaataattgaattaaattgtgaattgtgaaaagtttttaaattgcattatttgttattttagttattaattattaattgtgacaatggttaattatgtagatatgaaGAGGTATTTTACACCTAAACCAAAAAGTAATGAATTGAGAACATATGTTTCTTCTGAAACAAGGGTTATAACACAAAAAAGAATTTGTGTTGAATTTAATCCAAATGATATCATCGCTGATCCTGGACTTCGACAACTAATTGAAGAGTATGATGTGGGGATTAGAGATCAAGTTCGAATAGCATATCTATTGAAAGGTCCATGTCAGCCATTTGGATATAACTTTCCTAAAAAAACTGCAGGGCAAAGAAATGCACCGCTTTCAAGAAGTGTGGTTTCGGAAGTTTGATTGGTTGGAATACAGTGTAGCAAAAGACGAAGCctattgcttttattgttatcttttcaGGCAAGATAGAAGTGAAAAAGGTGCaagtgatatttttataaaaagaggATATAGCAATTAAAGAAAAGCACTTGAAGCTTTTAATCAACATGTAGGTCCAATGAACAGTGCACACAATAATGCTAGAAGACATtgtgaggattttaaaaatcaaagacaAAGTGTGTCACATGTGTTATTTTCTCATGGGCGTCAAATGGAGATTGATTATCGCTCTCAACTGACAGTTGTCTTCGATGTTGTTCGAATTCTTTTGGTACAAGGTCTTGCTTTTCGTGGTCATGATGAGTCTTCTAGTTCCAAAAATAGGGGGAACTTTCTAGAGATATTCAATTGGTATGCAAAAAAGGTTGAGAAAATTAGAAGTGTTATTAATGAAATTGCTCCTGGGAATAACCAATTAACTTCTCCTTTAATTCAAAAACAGTTAGTGAATTCACGCGCAACAGAAACAACATTAgcaattatttatgaaattggCGATAGGAACTTCTCACTAATTGTTGATGAGTCTCGAGATAAGTCAATAAAAGAGCAAATGGCTGTAACTCTAAGATTTGTAAATAAGCAGGGACAAGTTGTTGAAAGATTTTTTGCTATTCAACATGTAAGTGATACTTCGGCATGTTCACTAAAAGTAACTTTAGATAAATTATTTGCTCATCATGatttatcaatttcaaaattgagaGGGCAAGACATGATGGAGCCTCAAATATGAGAGGGGAATTTAATGGTTTAAAgacattaattttaaatgaaaatcccTCTGTGTTTTACATCCATTGTTTTGCCCACCAACTACAATTGGTGGTTATCTCAATTGCCAAGAGTATTTTGgttgtttctgattttttttgttatgcaAGTATGATTGTGAATATTGTGGGTGCTTCATGCAAAAGATGAGACGCATTACTTCAAATACACCATCAAAAAGTTGTAGAGAGATTGGAGACTGGGGAGATTTTTGCAGGACGAGGCAAGCatcaagagacaaatcttgtaaAACCAGGAGATACTCATTGGGTTTCACATTTTACAACTGTAATCCATTTGTTGACTATGTGAGAATCAGTTTTAGAGGTATTGCAAAATGTGTGTCAGGATGGGACTATTGTAGATCAAAAAGGTATTGCATCGAGTTTGATTGGCAAAATGGAGagttttgaatttgtatttgttttgcatttgatGATGAAAGTATTGGGGATCACGAATGAATTATCAAAtgctttacaaaaaaaaaaagatcgaGACATTGTTAATGCCATGGCGTTAATTGATACTGTGAATAATCTCGTATACAAGATTTGAGAGATAACAGATGGGATGAGTTATTAAAAGAGGTTGCCAGCTTTTGTGATAAAATGTATATTCCAGTACTCAACATGAAGGATACAATACCAGCTCGGGGTCATTCAAGGCGTGAAGGACACTGGATTACTTATTACCATCATTATCATGCTGAAGTTTTAATTGTAGTTCTTGATTTAATTGCTATAGAGATGAACGGTCGGTTCAGTGAGATCACTGCAGAGTTGCTAACTTGCATATCATGCCTTCATCCAAGAGACTTATTTTCTAGATTCCATCATGGTAAGCTACTTCGCCTTGCTGAGATTTATTCTTATGATATTTTTGTACAAGATCTTCAAGTCTTGAAAGAGCGACTTCACACTTACATTCAAGATGTTAGAAGAAGTTCTGATTTTGTTGAATGTCATGATCTTGAAAGTCTTGCTGTGAAGCTAGTTGAAACTAGAAAGCATTTGGTTTTTCCATTAGTTTATCGCCTTATTGAATTGGCTTTAATCTTACCCGTGGCAACGACATCAGTTGAAAGAGCTTTCTCAGCAATGAATATTATCATAACTGAGTTACGCAATAAGATAGGAGATGAATGGTTGAATGATATGATGATATGCTACATTGAACGACAGGTGTTCGAAACAATCGATGATGAAGCTATTTTGTTGAGATTTCAAAATATGCAAAGTAGAAGGATTCAAGTCCCACCTCGTAGAGATGGTCATTAGAACtttaatgtatttatattttttaaaaattattgattaatataaattttaaatttaaattaatataattttatatatttatatatttttttaaatgaaattcaGCCCCCCTTAATTTCAtttctggttccgccactgcGCATTGGAATGGAGAAAACACCTGCTCGGTATCCCTTCTCCTCATATTCACCAGCATGAAGTCCAACCCTTCCAACTTCCTCACTCTTTCCTCCTCCTTCGCAACCGCGACCTTGACCTGCTCCATAGCTTGCTTATACTCAACCCGGGCCCTCTTATCCAACACCATGCACACGCACTTCCCACTGGTGTGCGTTGGTTGCAAGCCCGAGACTTGTAGAGACTCTAGCACTCCATGCCTTGACTATGAATTCCGTTCACTAACCACTTGCCATGGTTGAGACCAACTCGGCCACATCCTTATCCTCTATGCTCCCACGGCCAGTGCCTTCACATCTTCTATGTAAGCCTTGGCCTCCATCTCTATGCCGGTGAGCTCGCTGGTGCTGGTGCCGATGCCGGTGCAGGGGCTAGAGGAGAAAAAGATGATGAGAAGAACTTTGGGGACATATTTGTGAAGTGGGCCCATGTGCATATGTgcatatctaaaataaatatttaagtaaataaaatataaaaatataatatttaaaaaaaaagcagccAGTTTGTGACAGTAGTTTGACTCAAtcaatatctttttattgagtTCCTCATATTTCTGCAAAATAATGATTGATTTGTACTGTTTacctaataaatttttatcaaattatctCTTCTCCCTCATTTTTCCCTTGCATGATTGGATTTTCTTTATAAGATAAGTAGCCTGTGTCCACCGAAGTTCCTCCATTCACACTCACACAATCTGAGAGCATCTCTAATAGCACCTTGGCATGCGCTCAATGAGCGTTTAAAAGCTTGAGCGCCCACCACTAAAGAGCACACAATGGCCGCTAAGTAGTTACTGTGCACTCAATCTGTGGgccaatatttttcttaaaatatttttaaaattttaaataaatatattttaataaaatatataatgtaaatagtaaaaaaaatgcttgtaggttttattttatagtataacttttataaaagataatttaatGGGTTAATTATAAGCACCAGTGGATATTAGGGGGgggcaagggggtgcttgaTGCGGGACGTATCAAGGAGCTAGCCTGCGCGTTTAAGCAGAAATGGGGCTCAACCTAACAAAggggcattttggtcattttttgggcggtggagtttttgggttttatgtgttcaatttgatggaaaatgggTCAACATACAACAATCAGGAGCTTGTTGCACAAGCTCGtgagtcataccaaaatttAGCTAAATTCCAtagtttaggcctcgaaaaccctaattttgccatttatagtattaattgatttcattatatcttaggctagaaatctctgatttgtaagccgttttgggcattagtctttattttgtttaaccttttatttctggttgaaatttgagaatttgtcatttttggtatattttcaaattatctccttttttagggttgttttcatatttctagttcttctatttattgtaagcctacggGCAAGTGTAAGACAGTTTTGTGATCattattttcttgagtaataaggTTTTACTCTTCTCCCAATCCTAGTTATCGTTAATCAACAGGCTTTGGAAGGCTTGCTATCAGGTATTCGTACGCGAATCAATGATTTCAAGTATACCGCAGATCAatgcttgagcacccccttagcccatcatatatatattcataattatatattatatatataattaaaatattaatcattataattcacatgaaaaatgttacttctatttttttaaaaaattctaccacatattatttaaaataaattaaattaaaataataaaattactatattaaataaatttgatgttgagtgaTAATAAGTAATATGACTAGCCAAACATAAATCCTCAAATATTcttgtttttaaactttttatatagatttttttattaaacttatcaatatataataatcaatatttaggatattaatataaaaataaaaataaaaataaaatcctaaaaaatgcaattgctatcgcaaaatctctaaaataaaaaaaattctagatcTCAGggattggtgagtttttttctttttgatcaaTTATCTCCAAGTTTATGCTTCATTTTCATTATAgggatttatctttttttcctatttgttttatatctaatttaatttttttaaatttttgtgtgattatttgttgtttaaaactatttatatttgttgaatgattgttagatatttgttaaatatttgtttcattatgtaaattattctaaaaaaatgttatatacttgtggttaattgttatgaaaattttaattattcattagattatttgttgaataattgttgtacttaataattgacttatatatgaatttgtttaaagttttttttaaattgcagtattttttaatttagtgattaactagttgagttaatcactaattatgtagatataatAGCGGATTTACAcataaaccaatttttttagatggatatatattttatatttttacaatattgattattataatctcaagtttgaatAAATAGAGTTatttaatacttaaaaaaaattaaatttaaattcagcacCCCTTAATTTTAGTTATGCTTCAGCCTCTGATTGTGAgtcatattatatataactattatGGAAGATAGTATAATAGGTTGATGAGTTGATATGAGCATTCAACTCTAGGATAGTCTAACGATTAAAgttatttttagaataaatatataaattaaaatgagtTTTGCATAGCTTTTATTCAATTAATCAAGCACGCGCGTGACCAACGATGTGTTAGTGTCAATTGAAAAACTCTTCCATGACATTCTATGAGGAGTCATATAATTGGTTATGAGATGTAGTCAATGtccaatattaataattaattgagtttttctctatttatataTTGTGGAATATTGAGTATTTTATATCCTTGTCATTAGTCCTTGGTGTTAGTATAAGATGAGTACCAATACACTGTATACTAAGTGTTATCTGAGCTTCACCGGAGTACTTTCAAATCTTATGAATTTTTTGAAGCCCACTACAACTCCAACACTATGGACCAATGATTAGAAGAAGCATGCCATTCTGGAAAAATGTCCATGTTTCATAGCCTTCTCCAAGAAGACAAGCTCCTTCTTCACAGGTTCAACAGTAGCATCACTGCTTCCATTGACAACCCACTCCATATTGAAGCTTCACTTGGGCACACTAACTTAGCAAATGAGATCATCATTAGAAACCCTGATCTTGCTTCAAATCTCAACGCAAGAGTTCTCTCAGCACTACATTGGCTTCAGCTCACGGGCATCTAGAAATAGTTAAACTCTTGATCTCAAAGGTTGgttctcatctttgttttttgaaaGACAAGGATGGAAGGTTGGCCATCCACATTGCAGCCACGGAAGGCAGGATTGATATTTTGGAAGAACTCATCAAGATATGCCCAGAATCAGcaatgtcacgccccgaacccagctcacCGGACCCAGtgcgcagacaaacggccgcagactaACATGACGGGAACCCAATAGACCTGCAAGGCTTCAGAACCTGATTCAGGATAGGCAAAGCTATAACGAACCAACTGAGTTACACGATTACAGACTCTATAAAGTACATAATACTAGGATACAAGaagtctaaaatataaaattcaggGATACAGAGACAGACAATGacaagaattcaaattttacaacagAATAAGACAACATCTACAGACTGTCTTTCAAGGTCCACATTGGTCTACCACTCATGATCTGAAAagtatttaaaacaaatccatgggctcactagcccagtaagtaatccaaaaattaatttaaaagaacAGAGTTTGAAAAACTTGATTTCAAgtattaagaataattcaaagtttaaacatagtttaaacaatacaaaataaataattcaacagaggtatagttctcaagtaatacCACTATTCAAGAatattgaaatcaaaagaataccatATTTCAAAGCTGTAAATtagaaatattgaaaattttctaaatatgagCATAAGTCTCCAAACCATAGTTAGACTAAACCAATAATTTCAGAAGTGTGTTCTCAAATATATtggattttcaaaatatataatacaagtcttcgaaatcataatttaacaaaatacagagtataatattctaataaaagaatatttccaaatatgtcattcaccaaaaattgaaaaccaGAAAGGCAATATTACAAATACAGAAACTTCAAAGCAAGACAAAAAGTTTGTGTCTTTGTaggaaatcaaaatcaaaaggacaaACAGAAAATAATTAACAGATTCCTctatatgtctccaaattcactatagatgctagaagtcatttgtttaccatcggtgacccgagctagaataacagaggtcatttatttatccttagtgacccgagactgaatatcaAATGCCCATTGATTATTTGACCGAATGGACACACGGTGCAatactgcagtctcatttttctaaatttttatgtcgataaggtcagggtttaacccccactcacaaggttgcatatcgctcatttggagaccaaaacattcagatacaaaatatttgcaGAGTACTAGttcagaaatttctaaaattcctcaagcttatatatattcataaatactgataaatatcaaaatctcacTTCAAGGAAAATAAATCGATaaccataaatgaaatataaaaagttaagcacataaaatatttaaaattattcaaaacaccagctccttcaaaactaaattaaatgattatataaataaataaataaataatggaaataaCTAAGTCAATCCAAATGATAGCAGAATCATCAACCCACGTCTACAAACAAacgaattttataaatgttgaacTAATCATTTGAATGTAACCACAcacttagtataaataataaattaataaccaagtTAAAATGAATAGCAATCATTTAATTAGCATTACACCAAGGTAGATTTaccaagtaaaaaaataaataaaaataattaattaaagaaaataactcaaaatacatattccagataaataattttaatattaacaaaaataacagatattcaaaacaaaataacaaaaatttagataattattttaccgaataaaataatttctcaaatactaaaaatacgGAGTTATCGGTGGATTACTTACCTCGAAAATACTCTACTCCATGACACAATGCGACGACCCAAAGTCACTTCTCAAATGGTCCTATAACCCAAGGATTACCAACTATTACAACTCAAGAAACCATGAACCAATCTTAACATAAATGAACAACATAAACTAGGGTTGTTGGTCATCATCAAGGCAACTACCTAAGATCACCCAAGGACTACAAGGTCACttcaaatggaaacaaaaacacattCTAAGGCTGCAGAAATGAATAGGTGAGTGTGTTCTGCTATGCATGCACTAGTTGGCCCTTAAGCATTCTTGAAAGGAGACATGGAGACATGCAAGTCAACCAAAATTACATTCATATAGTCACACAACATGAGAGCATGCATCCCAAAGCTTGGGTTTCCCAAGATTGGATTATCTAAAGAGTTCAAAAACACTACAAAGGCTGTAGGTTTTCACTAAATTCACAGGTCAACATTATTTTATCTTCAACAATAATCATTAACCATCTCCAATAAGGaattaaatccataaaagcaACTG from Dioscorea cayenensis subsp. rotundata cultivar TDr96_F1 chromosome 9, TDr96_F1_v2_PseudoChromosome.rev07_lg8_w22 25.fasta, whole genome shotgun sequence includes these protein-coding regions:
- the LOC120268611 gene encoding uncharacterized protein LOC120268611, producing the protein MEIDYRSQLTVVFDVVRILLVQGLAFRGHDESSSSKNRGNFLEIFNWYAKKVEKIRSVINEIAPGNNQLTSPLIQKQLVNSRATETTLAIIYEIGDRNFSLIVDESRDKSIKEQMAVTLRFVNKQGQVVERFFAIQHDTIPARGHSRREGHWITYYHHYHAEVLIVVLDLIAIEMNGRFSEITAELLTCISCLHPRDLFSRFHHGKLLRLAEIYSYDIFVQDLQVLKERLHTYIQDVRRSSDFVECHDLESLAVKLVETRKHLVFPLVYRLIELALILPVATTSVERAFSAMNIIITELRNKIGDEWLNDMMICYIERQVFETIDDEAILLRFQNMQSRRIQVPPRRDGH